The Diaphorobacter ruginosibacter genome contains a region encoding:
- the purF gene encoding amidophosphoribosyltransferase, which produces MCGIVGVVSTAPVNQLIYDALLLLQHRGQDAAGIVTQEGRKFFMHKAKGMVRDVFRTRNMRALPGNVGLGQVRYPTAGNASSEEEAQPFYVNAPFGIYMVHNGNLTNAKQLREELVSTDHRHTNTESDSEVLVNVLAHELARATSGAPLKSEDVFKAVRAVHKRLKGSYAVIALIAGYGLLAFRDPYGIRPLCMGKSADGTVMLASESVALEGTLHQLERDIAPGEAVFIRDDGHIEIEQCAESTMLHPCVFEYVYLARPDSVMDGISVYQARLNMGETLAKRVVSTVPPSEIDAIIPIPESSRPSAMQLAQLLGLPYREGFVKNRYVGRTFIMPGQSTRKKSVRQKLNAISSEFKGRRVLLVDDSIVRGTTSKEIVQMARDAGAVKVYLASAAPPVRYPNVYGIDMPTKTELVAHGRTVEEIRQVIGCDALIYQDVDAMKQAVGKINPRVQGFEASCFDGEYITGDISEGDINAINAGRNETVEDDEDATLA; this is translated from the coding sequence ATGTGTGGAATCGTCGGTGTGGTCAGTACGGCCCCTGTCAATCAGCTGATCTATGACGCATTGCTGTTGCTGCAGCATCGCGGGCAGGACGCTGCGGGCATCGTCACGCAGGAGGGACGCAAGTTCTTCATGCACAAGGCGAAGGGCATGGTGCGAGACGTATTCCGCACCCGCAACATGCGTGCGCTCCCCGGCAATGTGGGCCTGGGACAGGTGCGCTATCCGACGGCCGGCAACGCCTCCAGTGAGGAGGAGGCCCAGCCGTTCTACGTGAACGCGCCGTTCGGCATCTACATGGTGCACAACGGCAACCTCACCAATGCCAAGCAGCTGCGCGAAGAGCTGGTCAGCACCGACCATCGCCACACCAACACCGAGAGCGACTCCGAAGTGCTGGTCAACGTGCTGGCGCATGAGTTGGCGCGCGCCACCAGCGGCGCTCCGCTCAAGAGCGAGGATGTGTTCAAGGCCGTGCGCGCCGTGCACAAGCGCCTGAAGGGCTCCTATGCCGTGATTGCGCTGATCGCCGGCTACGGCCTGCTCGCGTTCCGTGATCCCTACGGCATCCGCCCGCTGTGCATGGGCAAGAGCGCGGATGGCACCGTGATGCTGGCCAGCGAGTCCGTGGCGCTGGAAGGTACGCTGCACCAGCTCGAACGCGACATCGCGCCGGGCGAGGCGGTGTTCATCCGTGACGACGGTCACATCGAGATCGAGCAGTGCGCGGAATCGACCATGCTGCACCCCTGCGTGTTCGAGTATGTCTACCTGGCACGCCCCGACTCCGTGATGGACGGCATCTCCGTGTACCAGGCGCGCCTGAACATGGGCGAGACGCTGGCCAAGCGCGTGGTCTCCACGGTGCCGCCGAGCGAGATCGACGCGATCATCCCGATTCCCGAGTCGAGCCGCCCGAGCGCGATGCAGCTCGCGCAGCTCCTGGGTCTTCCCTACCGCGAGGGCTTCGTGAAGAACCGCTACGTGGGCCGCACCTTCATCATGCCGGGCCAGTCCACGCGCAAGAAGTCGGTTCGCCAGAAGCTCAACGCCATCAGCAGCGAGTTCAAGGGCCGCAGGGTGCTGCTGGTCGACGATTCCATCGTGCGCGGCACCACCTCCAAGGAAATCGTGCAGATGGCGCGCGATGCGGGTGCCGTGAAGGTGTACCTCGCCTCGGCCGCGCCGCCGGTGCGTTATCCGAATGTCTACGGCATCGACATGCCGACCAAGACCGAGCTCGTGGCGCATGGGCGCACGGTGGAGGAAATCCGCCAGGTCATCGGCTGCGATGCGCTGATCTACCAGGACGTCGACGCGATGAAGCAGGCGGTCGGCAAGATCAACCCGCGCGTGCAGGGCTTCGAGGCATCGTGCTTCGATGGCGAGTACATCACGGGCGACATCTCGGAAGGCGATATCAACGCGATCAACGCGGGCCGCAACGAGACAGTGGAAGACGACGAGGACGCCACGCTCGCCTGA